Proteins encoded by one window of Cheilinus undulatus linkage group 13, ASM1832078v1, whole genome shotgun sequence:
- the plekhj1 gene encoding pleckstrin homology domain-containing family J member 1: MRFNEKELVSLSRQPSEKAAELGMRGPKKGDVVKRRLVKLVVNFLFYFRTDEEEPIGALLLEQCRVEKEDSLTFSVAFLDEAEKKYLFECDTEEQCGEWIDSIIKASYEFMRKNLIFYRTEIHRLTGKDPLEQYGISDETRFQVSNGLQMMTRDTSSL; encoded by the exons ATGCGTTTTAACGAGAAGGAGCTGGTGTCTCTGAGCCGCCAGCCCTCAGAGAAGGCAGCTGAGTTGGGGATGAGAGGACCCAAGAAAGGAGACG TAGTGAAAAGGAGGCTGGTGAAACTGGTCGTaaacttccttttttatttccgGACTGACGAGGAAGAG CCAATCGGAGCGTTGTTGTTGGAGCAGTGTCGGGTGGAGAAGGAGGACAGCCTGACCTTTTCTGTTG CATTTCTCGATGAAGCAGAGAAGAAATACTTGTTTGAGTGTGACACTGAAGAGCAGTGTGGAGAGTGGATAGACTCCATTATTAAAGCTAG TTATGAGTTCATGAGGAAGAACCTGATATTCTACAGAACAGAAATCCACAGGCTCACCGGCAAG gaCCCTTTGGAGCAGTATGGCATATCAGATGAAACTCGCTTCCAGGTCAGCAATGGCCTGCAGATGATGACGAGAGATACCTCCTCCCTGTAA
- the fzr1a gene encoding fizzy/cell division cycle 20 related 1a isoform X2, protein MDQDYESRLLRQINIQNENASPIKAVGAMRALTPTSSPLSSPSKHGDRFIPSRAGANWSVNFHRINEIEKSHNQNRKTKDGTTDSNKADGLAYSALLKNELLGAGIEKVQDPQSEDRRLQPSTPAKRSLFSYSVSAKRALPEEDGNTVSPYSLSPVSSNSQKLLRSPRKPTRKISKIPFKVLDAPELQDDFYLNLVDWSSLNVLSVGLGTCVYLWSACTSQVTRLCDLSVEGDSVTSVGWSERGNLVAVGTHKGYVQIWDAAAGKKLSVLEGHTARVGALAWNADQLSSGSRDRVILQRDIRAPPLQSERRLQGHRQEVCGLKWSTDHQLLASGGNDNKLLVWNHSSVLPVQQYTEHLAAVKAIAWSPHQHGLLASGGGTADRCIRFWNTLTGQPLQCTDTGSQVCNLAWSKHTNELVSTHGYSQNQILVWKYPSLTQVAKLTGHSYRVLYLCCELVSFKMWQSGSS, encoded by the exons ATGGATCAGGACTATGAGTCCAGGCTTCTCAGGCAGATCAACATTCAAAATGAGAATGCAAGCCCCATT AAAGCTGTAGGGGCTATGCGAGCTCTGACACCCACTAGCTCCCCCCTGTCGTCGCCTAGCAAGCATGGTGATCGCTTCATTCCCTCCCGGGCTGGAGCCAACTGGAGTGTCAACTTCCACCGCATCAAT GAAATTGAAAAGTCGCACAATCAAAACAGGAAAACCAAAGACGGAACAACGGACAGCAACAAAG CGGATGGTCTTGCCTACTCAGCTCTGCTAAAGAATGAGCTGCTAGGTGCCGGTATTGAGAAAGTCCAGGACCCTCAGTCTGAGGACCGCCGTTTGCAGCCGTCCACTCCTGCCAAGAGGAGCCTTTTTAGt tATTCTGTTAGTGCTAAACGAGCTTTGCCTGAAGAAGATGGAAACACAGTCTCTCCATACTCTCTATCACCTGTCAGTAGTAACAG CCAGAAACTGCTGCGGTCGCCTAGGAAACCTACACGCAAAATATCCAAAATTCCCTTTAAAGTTCTGGATGCTCCTGAACTGCAGGACGACTTCTACCTCAACCTGGTGGACTGGTCCTCTCTGAATGTGCTCAGTGTTGGACTGGGTACCTGCGTCTACCTGTGGAGTGCCTGCACCAGCCAG GTGACCCGTCTGTGTGACCTCTCTGTTGAAGGAGATTCTGTAACATCAGTGGGCTGGTCAGAGAGG GGAAACCTGGTGGCAGTGGGCACTCATAAAGGCTACGTACAGATCTGGGATGCAGCAGCAGGGAAGAAGCTATCCGTTTTAGAAGGACACACAGCCAGAGTGG GTGCGTTGGCCTGGAATGCAGACCAGCTGTCATCTGGGAGCCGTGATCGAGTGATCCTGCAACGTGACATCAGAGCCCCGCCTCTCCAGTCAGAGCGTCGTCTCCAAGGACACAGGCAGGAAGTGTGCGGCCTTAAGTGGAGCACAGACCACCAGCTGCTAGCCTCAGGTGGAAATGATAACAAG TTACTGGTGTGGAACCACTCCAGCGTCCTCCCGGTGCAGCAGTACACAGAGCACCTGGCTGCAGTTAAAGCCATTGCCTGGTCTCCCCACCAGCATGGGCTGCTGGCTTCAGGAGGGGGCACTGCTGACCGCTGCATCCGCTTCTGGAACACTCTGACAGGGCAGCCTTTACAGTGCACCGACACCGGCTCTCAGGTCTGCAATCTGGCCTGGTCTAAGCACACCAACGAACTG GTCAGCACACATGGTTATTCCCAGAACCAGATCCTGGTGTGGAAATATCCCTCTCTTACTCAAGTGGCCAAACTAACAGGACATTCTTACAGAGTTCTCTACCTG TGCTGTGAGCTGGTCAGTTTTAAAATGTGGCAGAGTGGCTCGTCGTAA
- the sf3a2 gene encoding splicing factor 3A subunit 2 → MDFQHRAGGKTGSGGVASASESNRDRRERLRQLALETIDINKDPYFMKNHLGSYECKLCLTLHNNEGSYLAHTQGKKHQTNLARRAAKEAKEAPAQPAPAKVKVEVKKFVKIGRPGYKVTKQRDPETGQQSLLFQIDYPEIAEAIAPRHRFMSAYEQRIEPPDRRWQYLLLAAEPYETIAFKVPSREIDKAENRFWTHWNRETKQFFLQFHFKMEKAVTQSSGPAPPAGVKRPLPLMSGVEPRPPSESLPPPPPGGMSVPPLPPGAPGAPHIAPQMPMPPMPMRPPPPEGLAISN, encoded by the exons atggatttccAGCATCGAGCTGGAGGGAAGACGGGGAGTGGTGGAGTGGCGTCTGCCTCTGAGAGTAACCGTGATAGGCGAGAGCGGTTACGTCAGTTGGCCCTGGAAACCATTGATATCAACAAGGACCCCTACTTTATGAAGAATCATTTAGGATCTTATGAGTGCAAACTTTGCTTGACACTGCACAACAATGAG GGCAGCTACTTGGCTCACACACAGGGAaagaaacatcagaccaactT AGCGCGGAGAGCAGCCAAGGAGGCTAAAGAAGCTCCTGCTCAGCCTGCTCCAGCAAAGGTCAAAGTTGAGGTCAAAAAGTTTGTCAAAATTGGTCGTCCAGGATACAAAG TAACCAAACAGagagacccagagactggacagCAGTCCTTACTTTTCCAG ATTGACTACCCAGAGATTGCTGAAGCAATCGCACCTAGACATCGTTTCATGTCTGCTTATGAACAACGTATCGAGCCGCCTGATCGCCGCTGGCAGTATCTGCTCCTGGCTGCTGAACCGTACGAGACTATCGCCTTTAAG gTTCCCAGTAGAGAAATTGATAAAGCAGAAAACCGCTTCTGGACCCACTGGAACAGAGAAACTAAACAG TTCTTCCTACAATTCCACTTCAAAATGGAGAAGGCTGTCACCCAGTCCAGTGGCCCGGCACCTCCTGCAGGTGTAAAGCGCCCCCTTCCTCTCATGAGTGGAGTTGAACCTCGCCCCCCTAGCGAGAGTCTGCCTCCTCCTCCGCCTGGAGGGATGTCTGTCCCCCCTCTTCCACCTGGTGCACCAGGTGCCCCTCATATAGCCCCTCAGATGCCCATGCCCCCCATGCCAATGCGACCACCCCCTCCTGAGGGTCTTGCAATATCTAACTGA
- the fzr1a gene encoding fizzy/cell division cycle 20 related 1a isoform X1: MDQDYESRLLRQINIQNENASPIKAVGAMRALTPTSSPLSSPSKHGDRFIPSRAGANWSVNFHRINEIEKSHNQNRKTKDGTTDSNKADGLAYSALLKNELLGAGIEKVQDPQSEDRRLQPSTPAKRSLFSYSVSAKRALPEEDGNTVSPYSLSPVSSNSQKLLRSPRKPTRKISKIPFKVLDAPELQDDFYLNLVDWSSLNVLSVGLGTCVYLWSACTSQVTRLCDLSVEGDSVTSVGWSERGNLVAVGTHKGYVQIWDAAAGKKLSVLEGHTARVGALAWNADQLSSGSRDRVILQRDIRAPPLQSERRLQGHRQEVCGLKWSTDHQLLASGGNDNKLLVWNHSSVLPVQQYTEHLAAVKAIAWSPHQHGLLASGGGTADRCIRFWNTLTGQPLQCTDTGSQVCNLAWSKHTNELVSTHGYSQNQILVWKYPSLTQVAKLTGHSYRVLYLAMSPDGEAIVTGAGDETLRFWNVFSKMRSTKESVSVLNLFTRIR; the protein is encoded by the exons ATGGATCAGGACTATGAGTCCAGGCTTCTCAGGCAGATCAACATTCAAAATGAGAATGCAAGCCCCATT AAAGCTGTAGGGGCTATGCGAGCTCTGACACCCACTAGCTCCCCCCTGTCGTCGCCTAGCAAGCATGGTGATCGCTTCATTCCCTCCCGGGCTGGAGCCAACTGGAGTGTCAACTTCCACCGCATCAAT GAAATTGAAAAGTCGCACAATCAAAACAGGAAAACCAAAGACGGAACAACGGACAGCAACAAAG CGGATGGTCTTGCCTACTCAGCTCTGCTAAAGAATGAGCTGCTAGGTGCCGGTATTGAGAAAGTCCAGGACCCTCAGTCTGAGGACCGCCGTTTGCAGCCGTCCACTCCTGCCAAGAGGAGCCTTTTTAGt tATTCTGTTAGTGCTAAACGAGCTTTGCCTGAAGAAGATGGAAACACAGTCTCTCCATACTCTCTATCACCTGTCAGTAGTAACAG CCAGAAACTGCTGCGGTCGCCTAGGAAACCTACACGCAAAATATCCAAAATTCCCTTTAAAGTTCTGGATGCTCCTGAACTGCAGGACGACTTCTACCTCAACCTGGTGGACTGGTCCTCTCTGAATGTGCTCAGTGTTGGACTGGGTACCTGCGTCTACCTGTGGAGTGCCTGCACCAGCCAG GTGACCCGTCTGTGTGACCTCTCTGTTGAAGGAGATTCTGTAACATCAGTGGGCTGGTCAGAGAGG GGAAACCTGGTGGCAGTGGGCACTCATAAAGGCTACGTACAGATCTGGGATGCAGCAGCAGGGAAGAAGCTATCCGTTTTAGAAGGACACACAGCCAGAGTGG GTGCGTTGGCCTGGAATGCAGACCAGCTGTCATCTGGGAGCCGTGATCGAGTGATCCTGCAACGTGACATCAGAGCCCCGCCTCTCCAGTCAGAGCGTCGTCTCCAAGGACACAGGCAGGAAGTGTGCGGCCTTAAGTGGAGCACAGACCACCAGCTGCTAGCCTCAGGTGGAAATGATAACAAG TTACTGGTGTGGAACCACTCCAGCGTCCTCCCGGTGCAGCAGTACACAGAGCACCTGGCTGCAGTTAAAGCCATTGCCTGGTCTCCCCACCAGCATGGGCTGCTGGCTTCAGGAGGGGGCACTGCTGACCGCTGCATCCGCTTCTGGAACACTCTGACAGGGCAGCCTTTACAGTGCACCGACACCGGCTCTCAGGTCTGCAATCTGGCCTGGTCTAAGCACACCAACGAACTG GTCAGCACACATGGTTATTCCCAGAACCAGATCCTGGTGTGGAAATATCCCTCTCTTACTCAAGTGGCCAAACTAACAGGACATTCTTACAGAGTTCTCTACCTG GCCATGTCCCCTGATGGAGAGGCCATAGTGACAGGAGCTGGAGATGAAACTCTTCGCTTCTGGAACGTCTTTAGCAAGATGAGGTCTACTAAG GAATCGGTATCGGTGTTGAACCTCTTCACTAGGATCCGGTAG